A DNA window from Mycolicibacter terrae contains the following coding sequences:
- a CDS encoding fatty acid desaturase family protein, with the protein MTQSVLAPERPQAKQSPAEQPQVLKRSDLPPNLDEFGAELDAIRQSVLDDLGERDADYIHRIIKAQRTLEVGGRACLFFSIIPPAWLAGTMMLGLSKILDNMEIGHNVMHGQYDWMGEPALYGKDFEWDNACPGDQWRHSHNYMHHTHTNIVGMDRDVGYGILRMSEKQPWEPYYLGNPLYAFLLMVLFQYGVAVHELEAERIRSGEIGLSDKREMLRETWQKVRRQTLKDYVAFPLLAGPFAPLVFAGNMTANLMRNIWSYTIIFCGHFPDGTQEFTVAETENESRGMWYYRQILGSANLTGGKWFHILTGNLSFQVEHHLFPDLPAHRYAEIAPRVREVCERYGVPYNTGPLLKQFGSVVRKICKLALPWN; encoded by the coding sequence ATGACACAGTCAGTCCTCGCACCCGAGCGACCGCAGGCGAAGCAGTCGCCGGCAGAGCAGCCGCAGGTTCTCAAGCGCTCGGATTTGCCGCCGAACCTCGACGAGTTCGGCGCCGAGCTCGACGCGATCCGCCAAAGCGTCCTCGACGACCTCGGCGAACGCGACGCCGATTACATCCACCGGATCATCAAGGCCCAGCGCACGCTGGAGGTGGGTGGGCGCGCGTGTCTGTTCTTCAGCATCATCCCGCCGGCCTGGCTGGCCGGCACCATGATGCTGGGGCTGTCGAAGATCCTCGACAACATGGAGATCGGCCACAACGTCATGCACGGTCAGTACGACTGGATGGGCGAACCGGCGTTGTACGGCAAGGACTTCGAGTGGGACAACGCCTGCCCGGGCGACCAGTGGCGGCACTCGCACAACTACATGCACCACACCCACACCAATATCGTCGGGATGGACCGCGACGTCGGCTACGGCATTCTGCGGATGAGCGAGAAGCAGCCCTGGGAGCCCTACTATTTAGGCAACCCGCTCTACGCCTTTCTGCTGATGGTGTTGTTCCAGTACGGCGTCGCGGTGCACGAGCTGGAGGCCGAACGCATCCGATCCGGCGAGATCGGGCTCTCCGACAAACGTGAGATGCTGCGGGAGACCTGGCAGAAGGTCCGCCGGCAGACCCTCAAGGACTATGTGGCGTTCCCGCTGCTCGCGGGCCCGTTCGCGCCGCTGGTGTTCGCCGGCAACATGACCGCCAACCTGATGCGCAACATCTGGTCCTACACCATCATCTTCTGCGGGCACTTCCCCGACGGCACGCAGGAGTTCACCGTGGCGGAGACCGAGAACGAGTCACGGGGGATGTGGTACTACCGCCAGATCCTCGGTTCGGCGAACCTGACCGGCGGAAAGTGGTTCCACATCCTGACTGGCAACCTGTCGTTTCAGGTGGAGCACCACCTGTTCCCCGACCTGCCGGCGCACCGCTACGCCGAGATCGCTCCGCGGGTGCGTGAGGTTTGCGAACGCTACGGCGTCCCGTACAACACGGGCCCGCTGCTCAAACAGTTCGGCAGCGTGGTGCGCAAGATCTGCAAGCTGGCGCTGCCCTGGAATTAG